In Candidatus Thorarchaeota archaeon, one genomic interval encodes:
- a CDS encoding ATP-NAD kinase family protein has protein sequence MRIGLLVNPIAGMGGRVGLKGTDGVLDEARRRGAVPVAPQRAAEFLSALRESQTLMAEPVTLVVCPGPMGADIVAPLHIPYEALDISIGELTNAEDTRRCVKALYDRGVRFLVFVGGDGTARDILDVVSEHGLTDMLVLGVPSGVKMYSGVFVISPKDAPAVIQLVMSGEAKPSDFEVMDADEDAIREDRFSLRLYGYLRGPAVPARFQGAKQASPETIDEHEAQEAIARYIVEKMRDDEFYILGPGTTVKTIADLLGVRKTVLGVDIYHHGTAYNDVNEEVILKMVADFTKVRIIVSPIGHQGMLFGRGNQQISPEVIRRAGRDNIWVVCTQSKLQGVERGVLRVDTGDASVDEMLRGYMRVITDYAEIRLVSIE, from the coding sequence ATGCGGATCGGTCTTCTTGTAAACCCCATTGCTGGAATGGGAGGTCGTGTTGGTCTCAAAGGCACTGATGGAGTGTTGGACGAGGCTCGACGCCGGGGCGCAGTGCCAGTGGCTCCTCAGCGCGCCGCGGAGTTTCTGAGCGCACTGAGGGAGTCGCAAACACTCATGGCGGAGCCGGTCACTCTGGTTGTCTGTCCGGGTCCTATGGGTGCTGACATTGTGGCACCCCTGCATATTCCGTACGAGGCTCTGGACATATCGATAGGGGAGCTGACCAATGCTGAGGACACGAGAAGGTGTGTCAAGGCGCTGTATGACAGAGGTGTTCGGTTCTTGGTGTTTGTTGGTGGTGATGGCACTGCACGCGACATCCTCGACGTTGTCAGCGAACACGGTCTCACCGACATGCTCGTACTGGGTGTACCCTCGGGAGTCAAGATGTACAGCGGTGTCTTCGTCATCAGTCCCAAGGATGCTCCTGCTGTGATTCAGCTTGTCATGTCAGGCGAAGCCAAGCCCTCCGACTTTGAGGTCATGGACGCGGATGAAGATGCCATCCGCGAGGACCGATTCAGTCTGCGACTCTATGGCTATCTACGTGGGCCCGCAGTGCCAGCCCGGTTTCAAGGTGCCAAGCAGGCCAGTCCAGAGACCATAGATGAGCATGAAGCGCAAGAGGCCATCGCACGATACATTGTCGAGAAGATGCGTGACGATGAGTTCTATATCCTTGGGCCCGGTACTACGGTCAAGACAATTGCTGACCTGCTCGGTGTGAGGAAGACCGTTCTCGGCGTTGACATCTACCATCACGGGACTGCCTATAACGATGTGAACGAGGAGGTGATTCTCAAGATGGTTGCGGACTTCACAAAGGTCCGAATCATCGTCTCACCGATAGGTCATCAGGGTATGCTGTTCGGCAGAGGAAACCAGCAGATCAGCCCAGAGGTGATAAGGAGAGCAGGCCGCGACAACATATGGGTCGTCTGTACACAGTCGAAGCTTCAGGGGGTTGAGAGAGGCGTGCTGAGAGTCGATACGGGCGATGCAAGTGTTGATGAGATGTTGCGCGGCTATATGAGGGTCATCACGGATTACGCAGAGATTCGTCTTGTTAGCATTGAATAG